In the genome of Solibacillus isronensis, one region contains:
- a CDS encoding aminopeptidase produces MTFQEKLEQFADLAVRIGVNIQKGQYLLINTSTDTLDFTRIVVKKAYEAGASRVHVNLTDASFERAYFENVTVEETANFPKWVVAQREELIERKGALLWIDAENPDLLAGIDSEKIGAQQKAAGSALVNYRKAVMNDDIAWSIIAVPSPKWAAKVFPDLPEQEQVPALWDAIFKTVRIGEGDAVANWQTHIENLHARADMLNKKKYAKLHYTAPGTDLTIELPDKHLWKSGSSEAPDGTTFIANMPTEEVFTLPAKYGVNGYVSNTKPLVYKGNIIDDFKLTFEKGKIVNVEAKVGQDLLQQLVASDEGSSYLGEVALVPHESPISSSNILYYNTLFDENASNHLAIGEAYPTCYEGGKELEKGQLEALGINTSITHEDFMIGSEEMDIDGILADGTTEPIFRKGNWAF; encoded by the coding sequence ATGACATTCCAAGAAAAGTTAGAGCAATTTGCAGATTTAGCCGTTCGAATCGGAGTAAATATTCAAAAAGGACAATATTTATTAATTAACACATCTACGGATACGCTGGACTTTACACGTATTGTCGTTAAAAAAGCATATGAAGCAGGCGCAAGCCGTGTTCATGTAAACTTAACTGATGCCAGCTTTGAGCGTGCTTATTTTGAAAATGTAACGGTAGAAGAAACAGCTAATTTCCCGAAATGGGTTGTCGCACAACGTGAAGAATTAATTGAACGTAAAGGTGCACTACTTTGGATCGATGCAGAAAACCCTGATTTACTGGCAGGTATTGATTCAGAAAAAATCGGGGCACAGCAAAAAGCAGCCGGTTCAGCATTAGTTAATTACCGTAAAGCTGTTATGAATGATGATATTGCATGGTCAATTATTGCTGTTCCTTCGCCGAAATGGGCGGCAAAAGTATTCCCTGATTTACCGGAACAAGAGCAGGTTCCGGCATTATGGGATGCTATTTTCAAAACAGTGCGTATTGGTGAAGGGGATGCGGTGGCAAACTGGCAAACTCATATTGAAAACTTACATGCACGTGCAGATATGCTGAATAAGAAAAAGTATGCGAAGCTTCATTACACGGCACCTGGTACAGACTTGACGATTGAACTTCCGGACAAACATTTGTGGAAGAGCGGAAGCAGCGAGGCACCAGATGGTACAACATTCATCGCGAATATGCCGACAGAAGAGGTCTTTACGTTACCTGCAAAATATGGTGTAAACGGATACGTATCAAATACGAAGCCGCTCGTTTATAAAGGTAATATTATTGATGATTTCAAGCTGACTTTTGAAAAAGGTAAAATCGTTAATGTTGAGGCAAAAGTAGGTCAGGACTTATTACAGCAGCTGGTTGCTTCTGATGAAGGGTCTTCATATTTAGGAGAAGTGGCATTAGTACCGCATGAATCACCTATCTCTTCATCAAATATTTTATATTACAACACATTATTCGATGAAAATGCCTCTAACCATTTAGCAATAGGAGAAGCTTATCCGACGTGCTATGAAGGTGGCAAGGAACTTGAAAAGGGCCAACTGGAAGCATTGGGCATTAATACATCGATCACACATGAAGATTTCATGATCGGCAGCGAGGAAATGGATATTGACGGAATTCTGGCAGATGGCACTACAGAACCGATTTTCAGAAAAGGTAATTGGGCATTTTAA
- a CDS encoding DEAD/DEAH box helicase, with amino-acid sequence MSAISLLNETLQNKWSFETTMKIQEEMIPAMVEGKDIVAESPTGSGKTLAYTLPILNKVDGKKKQTQALIVAPSQELAMQIVEVIRDWTAGTDITVQQLIGGANSARQIEKLKKKPTIVVGTPGRLNELARQGKLKLKEIETIVLDECDQLLSREYRVVVKSFIENAAFGRQVVVVSATITEEIKLVAERLMFEPISIEIKPEDMVKFGKVVHSFVKVEERDKTDMLRRLANIEGLRGLAFVNNIDQVLMKQNKLEYRDAPIVALHSDMKKDERKKALDAFRKGEARILIATDIAARGLDISGLTHVIHVDVPRTIEQYTHRSGRTGRAGADGEVLTLLSYKDEKTFKKWLRDLSLKGVQKVWTQGQLVEGNAKTVSSKAAPAANKATEKKQYQAKSNKKGMTFSKKKEK; translated from the coding sequence ATGTCAGCAATTAGCTTATTAAACGAAACACTTCAAAATAAATGGTCGTTTGAAACGACAATGAAAATACAAGAGGAAATGATTCCTGCGATGGTTGAGGGCAAAGATATCGTAGCAGAATCACCGACAGGATCTGGGAAAACGTTAGCCTACACATTACCGATTTTAAATAAAGTAGACGGTAAAAAGAAACAAACTCAGGCATTGATCGTTGCACCTTCACAGGAGCTTGCGATGCAGATCGTCGAAGTAATCCGTGACTGGACAGCAGGAACAGACATCACTGTTCAGCAATTAATCGGCGGTGCGAACTCGGCACGCCAAATCGAAAAGTTAAAGAAGAAGCCAACAATTGTTGTCGGAACACCAGGACGCTTAAATGAATTAGCTCGCCAAGGTAAATTAAAACTTAAAGAAATCGAAACAATCGTTTTGGATGAATGCGATCAGCTTCTTAGCCGCGAGTACCGTGTTGTCGTAAAATCGTTTATCGAAAATGCTGCATTCGGTCGTCAAGTCGTTGTTGTTTCGGCAACGATTACTGAGGAGATCAAGCTTGTTGCAGAGCGCTTAATGTTCGAGCCAATCAGCATCGAAATCAAGCCGGAAGATATGGTGAAGTTCGGTAAAGTTGTCCACTCTTTTGTAAAAGTAGAAGAGCGTGACAAAACTGATATGCTTCGTCGATTAGCCAATATTGAAGGATTGCGCGGATTAGCCTTTGTTAATAACATCGACCAAGTACTAATGAAACAGAACAAGCTGGAATACCGAGATGCGCCGATTGTAGCACTTCATTCGGATATGAAAAAAGATGAGCGTAAAAAAGCGCTGGATGCATTCCGAAAAGGGGAAGCACGCATTTTAATCGCGACGGATATTGCAGCACGAGGTTTAGATATTTCAGGTTTAACACATGTTATTCATGTTGATGTACCAAGAACAATCGAGCAGTATACACACCGTTCAGGGCGTACAGGACGTGCCGGTGCTGACGGAGAAGTACTGACATTACTATCGTACAAAGACGAAAAGACTTTCAAAAAATGGTTGCGCGATCTTTCCTTAAAAGGTGTTCAAAAAGTATGGACACAAGGACAACTTGTCGAGGGGAATGCAAAAACAGTATCATCGAAAGCGGCACCTGCAGCGAATAAAGCAACAGAGAAAAAGCAGTATCAAGCAAAATCCAATAAAAAAGGCATGACTTTCAGTAAGAAAAAGGAGAAATAA
- a CDS encoding acetyl-CoA C-acetyltransferase produces the protein MKNVYIVDGARTAFTAFGGSFATTDAVQLGTKTAVEALKRANVQPEQVDHVIYGGVITTGANSAYLARHIGLYAGVPKEVPALTLNRLCGSGMQSVVSAAQMIQLGEGDVVLAGGAENMSQSPYSNFEQRFSGSKLGNLEFTDMLQATLTDQYTGSGMGMTAEKLAEQYTISREEQDAFAILSNERAAKARENGTFAKEIVPVAVATRKGEILIDQDEHIKEGGTMESLAKLRPAFKKDGSVTAANASGINDGAASVVVASENFVNEQGLKPLARIVSWGIAGVDPTIMGIGPAPAIRQALERANLTIEDMDLVEINEAFAAQYIAVEKELGLDREKTNVNGGAIALGHPVGASGTRIILSAAYELQRRNGKYAVASLCIGGGQGIALIIERV, from the coding sequence ATGAAAAACGTATATATCGTAGACGGGGCTCGTACAGCATTTACAGCTTTTGGAGGATCTTTTGCAACAACAGATGCAGTACAGCTTGGCACAAAAACAGCAGTGGAAGCGTTAAAACGGGCAAACGTACAGCCTGAGCAAGTCGACCATGTTATTTACGGGGGTGTAATTACAACTGGTGCGAACTCGGCATATTTAGCCCGTCATATCGGCCTTTATGCAGGGGTGCCAAAGGAAGTGCCGGCACTAACGTTAAATCGTCTTTGCGGATCGGGTATGCAATCGGTCGTATCGGCGGCTCAGATGATTCAGCTAGGTGAAGGGGATGTTGTACTCGCTGGGGGAGCGGAAAATATGTCCCAATCACCATATTCGAATTTCGAACAACGCTTCAGCGGTTCAAAACTAGGTAACCTGGAGTTTACCGACATGCTTCAAGCGACATTAACTGATCAGTATACTGGATCAGGAATGGGCATGACGGCAGAAAAACTTGCTGAACAATATACGATTTCCCGTGAGGAACAAGATGCATTTGCAATACTATCAAATGAACGGGCCGCAAAAGCGCGTGAGAATGGCACTTTTGCAAAAGAGATTGTGCCGGTTGCTGTAGCTACGAGAAAAGGCGAGATTTTAATAGATCAGGATGAACATATTAAAGAAGGCGGAACAATGGAAAGCTTGGCAAAGTTACGCCCTGCATTTAAAAAGGACGGCTCGGTTACTGCTGCGAACGCTTCGGGAATTAATGACGGGGCAGCATCTGTCGTTGTCGCTAGTGAAAATTTTGTAAATGAACAAGGGTTAAAGCCGTTAGCCCGCATTGTCTCATGGGGAATAGCGGGTGTAGATCCTACGATTATGGGAATCGGCCCGGCTCCGGCAATTCGTCAAGCATTGGAGCGTGCGAATTTAACAATTGAAGACATGGATTTAGTTGAAATTAATGAAGCATTTGCAGCCCAGTATATTGCGGTGGAGAAGGAACTTGGTCTGGACCGTGAGAAAACGAATGTAAACGGTGGTGCAATTGCCCTCGGTCACCCGGTCGGTGCAAGTGGAACAAGAATTATCTTATCCGCTGCATATGAACTGCAACGACGCAACGGGAAGTATGCGGTTGCCAGTCTTTGTATAGGTGGCGGACAAGGAATTGCTTTAATTATTGAAAGAGTGTAG
- a CDS encoding acyl-CoA dehydrogenase family protein — protein sequence MGIYTEEHEMFRKALRKMLDKEAYPYFEQWEKDRDIPRDFWLKLGENGFLCPMVSEEYGGLALDFGYSAILTEELERVGAGLASGISLHSDIVTPYIEAYGTAAQKEKWLPKSVTGEYISAIAMTEPGAGSDLAGIQTTAKKDGDYYILNGEKTFITNGIHADYIVVVCKTDPQASPAYKGVSLLIVESGTPGFKRGKKLDKIGMHSADTGELIFEDARVPAENLLGEENRGFYYLMEKLQQERLIVAIETQIEAECCLNLTVDYVKERKAFGSRIADFQNTQFKLAEMATEIDLGRTYVDSLIAKHIAGQDIVKEVSMAKWWISEMAKRVVSDCLQLHGGYGYMEEYEIARRYRDIPVAAIYAGTTEIMKGIIAKQIIK from the coding sequence ATGGGCATTTATACTGAAGAGCATGAGATGTTCAGAAAAGCTTTACGAAAAATGCTGGATAAAGAGGCGTATCCTTATTTCGAGCAATGGGAAAAAGATCGCGATATTCCACGGGATTTTTGGCTGAAGCTCGGGGAGAATGGCTTTTTATGTCCAATGGTCAGTGAAGAATATGGGGGGCTTGCGCTCGATTTTGGCTATTCTGCTATATTAACGGAGGAACTTGAGCGTGTTGGTGCAGGGTTAGCAAGTGGGATATCGCTTCATTCCGATATTGTGACACCTTATATTGAAGCATATGGGACTGCTGCACAAAAGGAAAAATGGCTTCCTAAAAGCGTTACAGGCGAATATATTTCGGCTATTGCTATGACGGAACCCGGTGCAGGCTCTGATCTCGCAGGCATTCAGACGACAGCGAAAAAAGATGGGGATTATTATATTTTAAACGGTGAAAAAACATTTATTACGAATGGCATTCATGCAGATTATATTGTTGTCGTTTGTAAAACAGATCCGCAGGCAAGTCCGGCATATAAAGGAGTTAGTCTACTTATTGTGGAAAGTGGGACACCTGGTTTCAAGCGCGGGAAAAAACTCGATAAAATCGGGATGCACAGTGCAGATACAGGAGAGCTTATTTTTGAAGATGCACGTGTACCGGCCGAAAACTTATTAGGGGAAGAAAACCGCGGCTTCTATTATTTAATGGAAAAACTGCAGCAGGAACGTCTTATTGTCGCTATCGAAACACAAATTGAGGCAGAATGCTGTTTAAACCTGACAGTAGACTATGTAAAAGAACGAAAAGCATTCGGCAGCCGCATCGCCGATTTCCAAAATACTCAATTTAAGTTAGCGGAAATGGCAACTGAAATTGACCTTGGCCGTACATATGTCGATAGTTTAATTGCCAAACATATTGCAGGACAAGATATCGTGAAGGAAGTATCGATGGCCAAATGGTGGATCAGTGAAATGGCCAAGCGTGTTGTATCGGATTGTCTGCAGCTTCACGGTGGTTACGGTTATATGGAGGAATATGAAATCGCAAGACGATATCGTGATATTCCAGTAGCAGCAATTTACGCAGGAACGACCGAAATCATGAAGGGGATTATCGCAAAACAAATTATAAAATAG
- the murQ gene encoding N-acetylmuramic acid 6-phosphate etherase — MNYDQLTTEKRNNETMNLDVMPISDILQIMNKQDMQVVKSVEQVLPTIEKVIKRVVENINNGGRLFYIGAGTSGRLGMLDASECPPTFMTDPELVQTIMAGGKDAFFQAVENAEDRLEDGRNKLKEKNITRFDSVIGITASGTTPFVMGALDYAQSVGAYTVSLTSNINSEVSRYAEDAIEVVVGPEILTGSTRLKAATSHKMILNMISTASMVQLGKAYENLMVDVHASNKKLIERAKRIVIDATDCKYEEAEEVLEKTKFAVKPAIVMLKTNEKYERVKVALEQVNGHTRKAILLLNNS, encoded by the coding sequence ATGAATTACGATCAATTAACGACTGAAAAACGAAATAATGAAACAATGAATTTGGATGTAATGCCTATCTCGGACATACTTCAAATCATGAATAAACAAGATATGCAAGTTGTGAAAAGTGTTGAACAAGTTTTACCTACCATTGAGAAAGTAATTAAAAGAGTGGTTGAAAATATAAATAACGGAGGCCGCCTTTTTTATATCGGAGCGGGAACTAGTGGTCGTTTAGGAATGCTTGATGCATCTGAATGTCCCCCTACTTTTATGACTGATCCGGAGCTAGTACAAACAATCATGGCAGGCGGAAAGGATGCATTTTTCCAGGCAGTTGAAAATGCTGAAGATCGTTTGGAAGATGGAAGAAATAAATTAAAGGAAAAGAACATAACGCGGTTCGATTCCGTTATCGGTATTACGGCAAGTGGTACTACACCGTTTGTGATGGGTGCTTTAGATTACGCGCAATCTGTCGGTGCTTACACGGTAAGTTTGACAAGCAATATTAATTCTGAAGTAAGCCGCTATGCGGAAGATGCGATTGAAGTCGTCGTAGGTCCTGAAATATTAACAGGATCAACCCGATTAAAAGCAGCTACATCTCATAAAATGATTTTAAATATGATCAGTACGGCGTCAATGGTGCAATTAGGCAAAGCGTACGAAAACTTAATGGTCGATGTACATGCGAGCAATAAAAAATTAATAGAGCGGGCTAAAAGAATTGTCATCGATGCGACGGACTGCAAATATGAAGAAGCAGAAGAAGTACTTGAAAAAACGAAATTTGCTGTTAAGCCGGCAATTGTCATGCTAAAAACAAATGAAAAATATGAACGAGTAAAAGTTGCGTTAGAACAAGTAAATGGCCATACAAGGAAAGCTATTTTACTTTTAAACAATAGTTAA
- a CDS encoding BadF/BadG/BcrA/BcrD ATPase family protein has translation MSGKLWIGIDGGGTKTTAVIGDESGHLLAVAKGSSGNLTAISTEQLYTLINELIDQLLIKTGSALTDVEMVFAAMAGADRQAEQQKIYDTFKQSPVLEKLKIQSDIHAALAAGTWGREGALLIAGTGAIIFGYERQKTFRVGGWGYLLGDEGSGYHLGKLAIRSVLKAHDEKVPLKPFQEEILTNFNVHSPDQLITKIYGNLNPVTAISSVSRIVLDALEEDLLAQSIVSAVQEALMELIDSAYSRIDRKKPVVLHGGLFSNNKFYEEFTVRFSSRFPDLIALKPTISGTVGAYLLALHESKVEVSDPVKQTIQQTWRLLEGEIT, from the coding sequence ATGTCAGGAAAACTATGGATTGGTATAGATGGCGGCGGCACGAAAACAACTGCTGTAATTGGGGATGAAAGTGGACATTTACTTGCAGTAGCCAAAGGAAGTTCCGGTAATTTAACAGCAATTTCAACAGAGCAGTTGTACACACTTATAAATGAATTAATCGACCAGTTGTTAATAAAGACAGGGTCAGCATTAACAGATGTGGAAATGGTATTTGCTGCAATGGCAGGGGCAGATCGACAAGCTGAACAACAGAAAATTTATGATACGTTTAAGCAATCACCAGTTCTGGAAAAACTTAAAATCCAGAGTGATATTCATGCCGCATTGGCAGCGGGAACTTGGGGCAGAGAAGGTGCCTTACTTATTGCTGGAACCGGAGCGATTATATTCGGTTATGAGCGGCAAAAAACATTTCGTGTTGGTGGCTGGGGCTATTTATTAGGTGACGAAGGAAGCGGCTATCATTTAGGGAAGCTTGCCATTCGTTCCGTATTAAAAGCGCATGATGAAAAAGTGCCTTTAAAACCTTTTCAGGAAGAGATATTGACCAATTTTAATGTACATTCACCTGACCAGCTCATTACAAAAATTTATGGGAACCTGAATCCCGTAACAGCTATTTCTTCTGTAAGCAGGATCGTGCTAGATGCTCTTGAGGAAGACCTATTAGCACAATCCATCGTTAGTGCAGTTCAAGAAGCTTTGATGGAACTTATTGATAGTGCCTATTCACGAATTGATCGGAAAAAGCCGGTTGTATTACACGGTGGATTATTTTCGAATAATAAATTTTATGAAGAGTTTACCGTACGTTTTTCGTCGCGATTTCCTGATTTAATTGCATTAAAGCCAACAATTTCGGGGACAGTAGGAGCTTATTTATTAGCGTTACATGAAAGTAAAGTTGAAGTAAGTGATCCAGTTAAACAAACGATTCAACAAACATGGCGTCTATTGGAAGGTGAGATAACATGA
- a CDS encoding serine hydrolase domain-containing protein: MSFSRVEEFIETAIYNKELPGAVLAVANAKDLLYCKAFGMAHTEPQIPMTEQTMFDCASLTKVTATASSILLLLEQGFMDLDDSISYYFPELKLMHEEVRIRHLLTHTSGFQAEIKFYKEGIAYTDVIERIAQETGRESVEQQVIYSDVNYILLGKLIEKVTGISLADYADKNIFQRLRMNNTVFNPSDQLQGKIAATEYRTYLKKHQWGEVHDENALHFGGVSGHAGLFSTAEDLAKFAQSFMKGTDSIFHEHTKQLAKQSFTNKHEEQRGLGWQLYSSPSFSGQFLRGGFGHTGFTGTSIWISDEKQLAVILLTNRVHFGRSCEIQRFRRIVHNLVALENE, encoded by the coding sequence ATGTCTTTTTCACGAGTAGAAGAGTTTATAGAAACAGCGATCTATAACAAAGAACTGCCAGGTGCGGTATTGGCTGTGGCAAATGCAAAAGATCTCCTTTACTGTAAAGCATTTGGCATGGCCCATACAGAACCGCAAATTCCAATGACGGAACAGACGATGTTTGATTGTGCTTCATTAACGAAAGTAACAGCAACGGCAAGCTCGATTTTATTATTGCTTGAGCAAGGTTTTATGGATTTAGATGATTCCATTAGCTACTACTTTCCGGAGCTCAAGTTGATGCATGAAGAAGTTAGGATTCGTCATTTATTAACACATACGAGCGGCTTTCAGGCTGAAATCAAGTTTTATAAAGAAGGGATAGCTTACACTGATGTTATTGAGCGGATAGCACAGGAAACAGGACGGGAAAGCGTTGAGCAGCAGGTGATTTATAGTGATGTAAACTATATTTTATTAGGAAAACTAATAGAAAAGGTTACCGGAATTTCATTAGCAGACTATGCCGATAAAAATATATTTCAGCGGCTTCGTATGAACAATACCGTATTTAATCCGTCTGACCAGTTACAGGGGAAAATTGCTGCAACTGAATACCGTACCTATTTAAAGAAACATCAATGGGGTGAAGTACATGATGAAAATGCACTGCATTTTGGCGGGGTAAGCGGGCACGCCGGGTTATTTTCGACTGCAGAAGACTTGGCAAAGTTTGCTCAATCGTTTATGAAAGGTACCGACTCTATTTTTCACGAGCATACGAAACAATTGGCAAAGCAAAGCTTTACTAACAAGCATGAGGAACAGCGTGGATTAGGATGGCAACTGTATTCTTCACCTTCATTTTCCGGCCAATTTTTAAGGGGAGGTTTTGGGCATACCGGTTTTACTGGCACTTCAATTTGGATATCGGATGAGAAGCAATTAGCAGTTATTTTGTTAACAAATCGCGTTCATTTTGGACGTAGTTGTGAAATTCAACGGTTTCGACGAATCGTGCATAACTTAGTTGCACTTGAAAATGAATAG
- a CDS encoding carbohydrate ABC transporter permease, producing MKVVSQILVRIPLILWAFIVIFPLIWMFMGAFKSNAEIFTSPWSMPTDFSFTNFERAWNDYNIGRAFLNSFFVTVLGSFLTLILSIPTAYALERVRSKFGEVLVNVYLASMMIPSVLGWIPLFFLLMKFNLLDNLWALSLVYAISHVPFTIFILVGFIGNIPKELEEAAVVDGMSPYGILFKIVTPLIKSGIMTVTILNAISYWNEFFMALILLQTESKNTLGVAMNLLKIDAQYDSAWGVLFAGLCIAVIPVIVFYSIFQRHIVKGMTEGAIK from the coding sequence ATGAAAGTAGTTTCACAAATTTTAGTACGTATCCCGTTAATCCTATGGGCGTTTATCGTTATTTTCCCACTAATATGGATGTTTATGGGTGCGTTTAAATCGAATGCAGAAATCTTCACGTCACCTTGGTCAATGCCGACTGATTTTAGTTTTACAAATTTTGAACGCGCATGGAATGACTACAATATCGGGCGAGCATTTTTAAACAGTTTTTTTGTAACAGTACTTGGCTCTTTTTTAACACTCATATTATCGATTCCAACAGCTTATGCATTGGAGCGTGTTCGTTCAAAATTTGGTGAGGTGCTAGTGAATGTTTATTTGGCGTCAATGATGATTCCATCCGTTTTAGGTTGGATTCCACTATTTTTCTTACTAATGAAGTTTAATTTACTAGATAACTTGTGGGCGTTATCTCTTGTTTATGCTATTTCGCATGTGCCGTTTACGATTTTCATTCTCGTTGGGTTCATAGGAAATATTCCAAAAGAGCTGGAAGAAGCAGCGGTCGTTGATGGTATGAGTCCATATGGAATTCTATTTAAAATTGTGACACCACTCATCAAGTCTGGGATTATGACAGTGACGATTCTGAATGCCATTTCTTATTGGAACGAATTTTTCATGGCGTTAATTTTACTGCAAACCGAAAGTAAAAATACGTTAGGTGTTGCGATGAATTTACTGAAAATAGACGCGCAATATGATAGTGCATGGGGTGTACTATTTGCGGGATTATGTATTGCAGTTATTCCGGTAATCGTTTTCTATTCGATTTTCCAACGCCATATCGTAAAAGGTATGACAGAAGGTGCAATCAAATAG
- a CDS encoding carbohydrate ABC transporter permease: protein MTFSSKSKYLFLAFCLLPTFLLFLIFTVYPMLGGLYYSFFEWSGTSANKTFIGLDNYIRLWNDSIIKKAIINDFFFVFVKVIGIMTLALFFAVALTQLKIKEAPFYRIVFFFPNIMSVVVIGILWQFIYDPNMGIVNSLLNQVGLTEWARPWLGDKTWVLPSIAIPAIWAGIGLFMLLIMGGISNVPKSLYEAADIDGASEWQQFWHITVPLVWPQIKTSILYIIITSLNGSFVLVQVMTGGGPGSASEVMGSYLYQRAFEDFQFGYGAAIGVLILVVSLITVLISQFILKKEKVEY from the coding sequence ATGACCTTTTCTTCCAAAAGCAAATATTTGTTTTTAGCATTTTGTTTACTGCCAACTTTTCTGCTCTTTTTAATTTTTACTGTTTATCCTATGTTAGGCGGGTTGTATTACTCATTTTTTGAATGGTCAGGAACAAGTGCAAACAAAACATTTATCGGCTTAGATAATTATATTCGCCTATGGAACGATTCCATTATTAAAAAGGCGATTATAAATGACTTTTTCTTCGTATTTGTAAAAGTAATTGGGATTATGACACTTGCTCTATTTTTTGCGGTGGCATTAACGCAGTTAAAAATCAAAGAAGCGCCATTTTACCGGATTGTATTTTTCTTTCCTAATATTATGTCCGTAGTAGTTATCGGTATTTTATGGCAGTTTATTTATGATCCGAACATGGGGATTGTAAACAGCTTATTAAATCAGGTCGGATTGACAGAATGGGCCCGCCCTTGGTTAGGGGATAAAACATGGGTACTGCCTAGTATAGCGATTCCCGCAATTTGGGCAGGGATTGGATTATTTATGCTTCTTATTATGGGTGGTATTTCGAATGTGCCGAAGAGTTTATATGAAGCTGCAGATATTGATGGTGCATCCGAGTGGCAGCAATTTTGGCATATTACGGTTCCGCTCGTTTGGCCACAAATAAAGACATCAATCCTTTATATCATTATTACATCTCTTAACGGTTCGTTTGTACTTGTGCAAGTAATGACAGGTGGTGGACCGGGTAGTGCTTCAGAAGTAATGGGTTCGTATTTATACCAGCGCGCGTTTGAAGACTTCCAATTTGGCTATGGTGCAGCGATTGGTGTTCTAATCCTTGTCGTCTCGCTCATTACAGTTCTCATTTCCCAATTTATACTAAAAAAAGAAAAAGTCGAATATTAA